In the genome of Clostridia bacterium, the window TCGACCATCCATACTCCAGCACTGGGCACTGCTGCCGCGATTGCGATCCCCACTGCTCCGTAACCGCACCCAAGGTCGAGGAAGGATTCGCCATCCCTCACTTCGATTGCCTTCAATAGCTCCTCAGTTCCCCGGTCCACCCGGCCTTTGGAGAAGACCCCGGAGTCCGTTTGGAACTTGAGCGTACGTCCTCCTTTGGTCACGTAAGATACTGTCCTTACCTCATGAGCGGACGTGGGAGAGGCAGTGAAATACTGTTCAGGCAGTGCATACACCCCCGCGTTCTTCTATCCCTGGTATCCTGAGGGTGTCTATTTCGACAGACCGCCACTCCGTCCTCCCGAGAAACGCCGATTATCACATCGTCAGTTTCCCCTCAGGCGTCTTCACTATCTGCAGGAGCTTCTCTTCCCTGCCACTCTCGGCGTTCACGTACACAAAGAACTCATCCCCGTAGGAGGTTCCGTGGAACTCCCAGCAGAATGCCTCCGGCGCCGCTACTGTCTCCACAGGGATTACCGCCAGTTTGGCAGGATCACTGGCGACAAATCCCGGGCTCAGAAGCTCCTTGGCCTCTGTTGACTTCACTTTCGGCTCGGGCAGTTTCCTCGCCGTGTGAGACATGAAGTAGCCGGTGGCATCGTAGCCAATGACATCGCCGGAGTCCAGAGCCACCTTCACTTTGATCAGGTCCGGATAGACCAGCACGTTTCCCTGCTGATATATGAATGGTATCACCGCGGCGTCTGCCGCCTCAGAGACGAAAGTCGGAGTCATGCTGACCATCCCGACCTTCGCCAGGAACTGATGCGCCCGGCTGACGGCATCGTCAAGATCCAGCTTCTTCGGCGCGAGGTCCCTCGCAACATTCATCAGTGTGACATGGCCTCCCACTTTGGTCACGTCAACTACCGCGTTCGGCTTTCCGCTGTTCTTGGGAGCATCGAGCTGTATCCTGTAGGCGGGGATCTTGCTCCTGACCTCCTCTTCAACCTTCGCGGAGTGAGCCGAGGCATCGAATGGGACGAAACGCATGGCGATCTCTTTGGCCTGCTCTGCCGTTATTGGAGCGCCCGTGACCCCTACGGGTTTGCGGGCCTCGATGTGGTCGGAGAACGGCCCATCGTAGATCAGGGTCGGGAAGGTCTGAATCTGCTCGTCCACCTTGGTGAGGCCGTCTGTCACACCATCGACGGCCGTAGTGAGCTTCGCGCCTGTATTCCCTCCCCCGCTCTTCCTGACACCCGCACGCGCCTGTTCCGCAACTCGGACCCAACTGACCTTCCCGGCAGCGGCCTGCGCTTCCATCTTGGAAAGGCCGTTTGACAGGTCCTGAGACTGTGCCTTCATGTCAGACAGCCGTTTCCAGTCCTCTGCGCTCATCATCTGCTGATCCGCTGCCTTACGCGCTGTGGAAAAGGCGAAGTCGCTCACCTGAGTGAGGAATGCGGACGTCCTTACCAGGATACTTTGGGATACCGGAAGGCTATTCAGATTGGCCTGCGCATTCGACGCCTCTCTCCACACGTCGGACAGCGCCCCGACTCTAAGCCTTGGCGAGCCGGCGGCAAGGCTCTTTGCTATCGCGGTGCGCACATTGTCAACATTGCCCAGGAGATCGTAGAAGGCATGGAAATACTGGTTCTCCACTGCAACCTCAAGCCTTTGCTTCGCCTTCATCTGTGCAAAACCATACGTCAGGCTTACCACGGTTATCAACACCAAGAGCGCATATGGCCAATTGTTCGCGGATCGGCGCGCTCCAGCTGAATCATCCGCCATTCGAGATCACCTCTCCCTCCCGCCCTAACGGGCGAATACATGCTTCCCTATGCGCACCGCTATGCCCCTGCCCCATATCCATCCGGACACGGGTTTCGATGGGTTCCAGAAGAAAAGGCAGCCGTATGTCGGGTCCACTCCGTTTAAGGCATCACGTGCGGCCGACCTGGCCTGGTTGCTAGGTGAACGCCTCCATATGAGCCCATTCGACACCGATTCGAACGCAGCCGGCTGGAACACAACGCCCGGAACGGTGTTTGGGAACTTCGAGCTCTCCACACGGTTCAATAGGACTGCCGCCACTGCCACCATTCCCTGGTAAGGTTCGCCCTCCGCCTCCGCAGTCACCAGCCGCGCCAGCAGATCGCCACTTCCACCGCGACCCTGTGCGTCGGCGCCTGGCAGGCGATTCCATGCGAAGGCCACTGTTACTGCACATGCAAGCACCGTGATCGCCACTAGCCGCTTCACCCTGGTCATCATGACCCCTCCTCTCTCGCCTACCGTGCGAAGAGATGCCTTCCTATCTGCACTACGACTCTCCTCGTCCATATCCAGCCCGACACTGGTTTATAGGGGTTCCAGAAAAAGAGCGAGCCATAGCTGGGATCGAATCCATTCACCGCATCCCGCGCCGCGCTGTAGGCAACGCTGTCCGGGCTTCGCCGCCATATCAGTCCGTTCGACACGGATTCAAGTGCATGTGGCTGAAACACCACTGCCGACACACTGTGAGGAAACCCCGATGCAGCCACTCGGTTCAGGATCACAGCGCCCACTGCAACCTGTCCCCTATATGGCTCTCCCCTGGACTCTGCCGCAATCACCCGGGCCAGGAGATCCACTGAAGCGGCGCGAGACGGCATTACGTAGGCTCGCGCGGTCACAGACGGTGCAGGGGCAGTGAATCCGAAGCCCAAGGCGCGCCATGTGGCCCGCCCAACGACCCCATCGGCGGCAAGCCCGTTTTTCCGCTGGAATCCCCGAACTGCGAGAGAGGTTCTCGTGCCGAAGACGCCATCCACAGCGCCTCGATAATACCCCCACTGTGACAGTTTCCACTGGGCAAGCCGCACTGACGCACCGCTAGTGCCCCAATACAGCGTAGGTCTGGTTTCGGCGAATGCCGTGGCCGGTGCGATGAGGATCAGGGCAGCGATGCCCATCGCTGCCAGCACGTGTACAAGTCGCCGACTTCCTAGGCTCATTGCGCAGTCCCACCCCTGTTCTGGTTGGCTCACATGAAACTGCCACTATTCTCCCTGACGAAAGGCATTCGTATGCGCCGCATGTTCACCGGCGCCCACCCAGAAAGCCGTGAGAGCGCAGAATACCGCGCAATGCAGCGGTCTCGCGAGCAGTGCGCAGTATTCCTGCCCATCTCATCTCCAGGTGTTTGCAGACGGCGAAGTGCGGCTTGGACTAGACGTTGCCATGGCAGTATTATCAGTTTGACCCGGATAATCGCCGGACAAACATATGGGGAGCTGTGATATGAATGATGGCCACAGTGGGCATCACCTTCAACCTGAAGAAGGACTTTCCCCACGCCTCCGAAGGAGGCGGCCACGCTCCCGATCTGGCTGCCGAGTGTGAGGAGGAAGAGACGGTCGATACTCTCGCATCCTCGCTCTCGCGCCTGGCAGAGAAGGTAATGCTGTTCCCACACAAACCGGACCTATTGGAGAGACTGGACGAGGCGCGCCCGGATATCGTGTTCAACATCGCCGAAGGCTGGATGGGGCGTAATCGTGAATCCCTCATACCGGCGCTCCTTGAACTCCTAGAGATTCCGTTCACGGGCTCAGATGCACTCACCCTCGGGATCGCCTTGGATAAGGCCATGGCTAAGAGAGTGGCGGCCACGGCAGGAATCAGAACACCACGATCCATCAAGGTCAACTCCGCGCAGGGTCTTGATCAGATCGACCTGCCATTCCCAGTGTTCGTTAAACCCAACTCCGAAGGCTCAAGCAAAGGGATACGCGATTCCTCGAAGGTATGGAGCATCGAAGAGCTGCAAGAGAAGATCCAGTGGATACTCAGCACATACCACCAGCCGGCTCTGGTCGAGGAGTTCCTGCCGGGGCGGGAGTTCACAGCTGGAATCATCGGAAATGGCCGCCCGCACGTACTGCCGATAATGGAGGTATGTCCGGGTGACAGAGACGCCGCAGACCATAAGTTCGTGTA includes:
- the ypeB gene encoding germination protein YpeB, translating into MADDSAGARRSANNWPYALLVLITVVSLTYGFAQMKAKQRLEVAVENQYFHAFYDLLGNVDNVRTAIAKSLAAGSPRLRVGALSDVWREASNAQANLNSLPVSQSILVRTSAFLTQVSDFAFSTARKAADQQMMSAEDWKRLSDMKAQSQDLSNGLSKMEAQAAAGKVSWVRVAEQARAGVRKSGGGNTGAKLTTAVDGVTDGLTKVDEQIQTFPTLIYDGPFSDHIEARKPVGVTGAPITAEQAKEIAMRFVPFDASAHSAKVEEEVRSKIPAYRIQLDAPKNSGKPNAVVDVTKVGGHVTLMNVARDLAPKKLDLDDAVSRAHQFLAKVGMVSMTPTFVSEAADAAVIPFIYQQGNVLVYPDLIKVKVALDSGDVIGYDATGYFMSHTARKLPEPKVKSTEAKELLSPGFVASDPAKLAVIPVETVAAPEAFCWEFHGTSYGDEFFVYVNAESGREEKLLQIVKTPEGKLTM
- a CDS encoding ATP-grasp domain-containing protein, whose protein sequence is MMATVGITFNLKKDFPHASEGGGHAPDLAAECEEEETVDTLASSLSRLAEKVMLFPHKPDLLERLDEARPDIVFNIAEGWMGRNRESLIPALLELLEIPFTGSDALTLGIALDKAMAKRVAATAGIRTPRSIKVNSAQGLDQIDLPFPVFVKPNSEGSSKGIRDSSKVWSIEELQEKIQWILSTYHQPALVEEFLPGREFTAGIIGNGRPHVLPIMEVCPGDRDAADHKFVYSYETKSENLERFRVPAPIPEELVQEISDMAVGVFEVLECRDVARVDFRLNSAGQPCFLEINPLPGLSKVSLLPLQAKAAGMNFDDLVSWILRSAWSRYYG
- a CDS encoding cell wall hydrolase translates to MTRVKRLVAITVLACAVTVAFAWNRLPGADAQGRGGSGDLLARLVTAEAEGEPYQGMVAVAAVLLNRVESSKFPNTVPGVVFQPAAFESVSNGLIWRRSPSNQARSAARDALNGVDPTYGCLFFWNPSKPVSGWIWGRGIAVRIGKHVFAR
- the sleB gene encoding spore cortex-lytic enzyme, encoding MSLGSRRLVHVLAAMGIAALILIAPATAFAETRPTLYWGTSGASVRLAQWKLSQWGYYRGAVDGVFGTRTSLAVRGFQRKNGLAADGVVGRATWRALGFGFTAPAPSVTARAYVMPSRAASVDLLARVIAAESRGEPYRGQVAVGAVILNRVAASGFPHSVSAVVFQPHALESVSNGLIWRRSPDSVAYSAARDAVNGFDPSYGSLFFWNPYKPVSGWIWTRRVVVQIGRHLFAR